Proteins from a genomic interval of Musa acuminata AAA Group cultivar baxijiao chromosome BXJ1-9, Cavendish_Baxijiao_AAA, whole genome shotgun sequence:
- the LOC135593477 gene encoding two-component response regulator-like PRR1 isoform X1 yields MVVARMGGERGEEKGEQRWRGRKEGGSGGDGDAGGHQFLDRSRVRILLCENDPKSSQEVLQLLLKCSYQVTSVRSARQVIDVLNAQGPEIDIILAEIELPMTKGLKMLKYIMRNKDLSHIPIIIMSAQDEVSVVVKCLRLGAADYLMKPLRTNELLNLWTHMWRRRCMLGLTEKDVLSHNFEIQFSDPSDANMNSTTLISDDTDDKPSTIPNSKSNKSNYPECESHVSSAVHACSNPLHGVQHIPRDCDHAGGVISLPKKTELKVGESSAFLTFVKSSMASRTPRIGVDMNSTPSKPSNFEESSIAVRHVERYTPGNGIITSGHITTPEYPTLCLSSIEEPPTRNEVQPDVSGVPLVFSLPFYYPGAMDQNIIPTPGHLFQCSLNDLQEHSSPALLPHFVPHIPLMPSFPYQTFGINLQSSHIAASTVSSSMTSSPMLEVKSGRIEKRAAALIKFRQKRKDRCFDKKIRYINRKHLAEKRPRVRGQFVKQVTNVDLNQNVLGGSDGDLRDDEDDEPTLKELELISSPEQNAPDC; encoded by the exons ATGGTGGTCGCGAGGATGGGGGGAGAGAGGGGTGAGGAGAAGGGAGAGCAGCGGTGGAGAGGCCGTAAGGAAGGGGGTAGCGGCGGTGATGGTGATGCCGGAGGCCACCAGTTCTTGGACCGGAGCAGGGTAAGGATACTGCTGTGCGAAAACGATCCCAAGAGCTCGCAGGAGGTTCTTCAGCTCCTCCTCAAGTGCTCCTACCAAG TAACCTCCGTGAGGTCTGCCAGACAGGTGATTGATGTGCTTAATGCCCAAGGACCAGAAATTGATATCATTCTTGCGGAGATCGAGCTTCCAATGACCAAAGGACTAAAGATGCTTAAGTATATCATGAGGAACAAGGATTTGAGTCACATTCCTATCATAA TAATGTCTGCTCAAGATGAGGTGTCAGTTGTCGTGAAGTGTTTGCGACTTGGGGCAGCTGATTATCTTATGAAGCCATTGCGAACAAATGAGTTGTTGAACCTTTGGACCCACATGTGGAGAAGAAGATGCATG CTTGGCCTGACGGAGAAGGATGTCTTGAGCCATAATTTTGAGATACAATTTTCAGATCCTAGTGATGCCAACATGAATAGTACAACTCTTATTTCAGATGACACAGATGATAAACCCAGTACAATTCCAAATTCAAAATCGAACAAGTCAAATTATCCAGAATGCGAG TCCCATGTCTCTTCTGCGGTGCATGCTTGCAGTAATCCTTTACATGGTGTACAACATATTCCAAGGGATTGTGATCATGCAG GGGGAGTAATTTCACTACCTAAGAAGACTGAATTAAAGGTCGGTGAATCTTCTGCCTTTTTGACATTTGTTAAATCCAGTATGGCAAGCAGAACTCCTCGTATTGGTGTTGACATGAATTCTACTCCATCAAAACCCTCAAATTTTGAAGAAAGCTCTATTGCAGTCAGGCATGTGGAGAGATATACTCCTGGAAATGGCATCATAACCAGTGGGCACATAACAACGCCAGAGTATCCCACATTATGTCTATCTTCCATTGAGGAGCCACCAACGAGGAATGAAGTTCAGCCAGATGTTTCTGGAGTTCCACTTGTCTTCTCTTTACCATTTTATTATCCAGGTGCGATGGATCAGAACATTATACCTACACCTGGACATTTGTTTCAGTGTAGCTTAAATGATTTGCAAGAGCACTCTTCACCAGCCTTGCTACCTCACTTTGTTCCTCATATTCCTCTGATGCCATCATTCCCATATCAGACATTTGGCATAAATTTGCAATCAAGTCACATTGCTGCATCAACTGTCTCTTCATCAATGACTAGCTCTCCTATGCTTGAAGTTAAATCTGGTCGAATAGAAAAAAGGGCAGCGGCACTCATCAAGTTCAGGCAGAAAAGAAAGGATCGATGTTTTGATAAGAAAATTAGGTATATAAATCGAAAACACCTTGCAGAGAAACGACCAAGAGTTCGAGGGCAGTTTGTGAAGCAAGTGACCAATGTGGATCTAAACCAAAATGTGCTTGGTGGCAGTGATGGTGATCTCAgggatgatgaagatgatgaacCTACATTGAAGGAACTAGAACTTATTTCTTCTCCGGAACAGAATGCTCCTGACTGTTAA
- the LOC135593477 gene encoding two-component response regulator-like PRR1 isoform X2: MTKGLKMLKYIMRNKDLSHIPIIIMSAQDEVSVVVKCLRLGAADYLMKPLRTNELLNLWTHMWRRRCMLGLTEKDVLSHNFEIQFSDPSDANMNSTTLISDDTDDKPSTIPNSKSNKSNYPECESHVSSAVHACSNPLHGVQHIPRDCDHAGGVISLPKKTELKVGESSAFLTFVKSSMASRTPRIGVDMNSTPSKPSNFEESSIAVRHVERYTPGNGIITSGHITTPEYPTLCLSSIEEPPTRNEVQPDVSGVPLVFSLPFYYPGAMDQNIIPTPGHLFQCSLNDLQEHSSPALLPHFVPHIPLMPSFPYQTFGINLQSSHIAASTVSSSMTSSPMLEVKSGRIEKRAAALIKFRQKRKDRCFDKKIRYINRKHLAEKRPRVRGQFVKQVTNVDLNQNVLGGSDGDLRDDEDDEPTLKELELISSPEQNAPDC; the protein is encoded by the exons ATGACCAAAGGACTAAAGATGCTTAAGTATATCATGAGGAACAAGGATTTGAGTCACATTCCTATCATAA TAATGTCTGCTCAAGATGAGGTGTCAGTTGTCGTGAAGTGTTTGCGACTTGGGGCAGCTGATTATCTTATGAAGCCATTGCGAACAAATGAGTTGTTGAACCTTTGGACCCACATGTGGAGAAGAAGATGCATG CTTGGCCTGACGGAGAAGGATGTCTTGAGCCATAATTTTGAGATACAATTTTCAGATCCTAGTGATGCCAACATGAATAGTACAACTCTTATTTCAGATGACACAGATGATAAACCCAGTACAATTCCAAATTCAAAATCGAACAAGTCAAATTATCCAGAATGCGAG TCCCATGTCTCTTCTGCGGTGCATGCTTGCAGTAATCCTTTACATGGTGTACAACATATTCCAAGGGATTGTGATCATGCAG GGGGAGTAATTTCACTACCTAAGAAGACTGAATTAAAGGTCGGTGAATCTTCTGCCTTTTTGACATTTGTTAAATCCAGTATGGCAAGCAGAACTCCTCGTATTGGTGTTGACATGAATTCTACTCCATCAAAACCCTCAAATTTTGAAGAAAGCTCTATTGCAGTCAGGCATGTGGAGAGATATACTCCTGGAAATGGCATCATAACCAGTGGGCACATAACAACGCCAGAGTATCCCACATTATGTCTATCTTCCATTGAGGAGCCACCAACGAGGAATGAAGTTCAGCCAGATGTTTCTGGAGTTCCACTTGTCTTCTCTTTACCATTTTATTATCCAGGTGCGATGGATCAGAACATTATACCTACACCTGGACATTTGTTTCAGTGTAGCTTAAATGATTTGCAAGAGCACTCTTCACCAGCCTTGCTACCTCACTTTGTTCCTCATATTCCTCTGATGCCATCATTCCCATATCAGACATTTGGCATAAATTTGCAATCAAGTCACATTGCTGCATCAACTGTCTCTTCATCAATGACTAGCTCTCCTATGCTTGAAGTTAAATCTGGTCGAATAGAAAAAAGGGCAGCGGCACTCATCAAGTTCAGGCAGAAAAGAAAGGATCGATGTTTTGATAAGAAAATTAGGTATATAAATCGAAAACACCTTGCAGAGAAACGACCAAGAGTTCGAGGGCAGTTTGTGAAGCAAGTGACCAATGTGGATCTAAACCAAAATGTGCTTGGTGGCAGTGATGGTGATCTCAgggatgatgaagatgatgaacCTACATTGAAGGAACTAGAACTTATTTCTTCTCCGGAACAGAATGCTCCTGACTGTTAA